Proteins from one Sarcophilus harrisii chromosome 2, mSarHar1.11, whole genome shotgun sequence genomic window:
- the SKOR1 gene encoding SKI family transcriptional corepressor 1 isoform X2 yields MEALASQMGNGREGSSSPNSKQELQPYSGSNTLKPNQVGETSLYGVPIVSLVIDGQERLCLAQISNTLLKNYSYNEIHNRRVALGITCVQCTPVQLEILRRAGAMPISSRRCGMITKREAERLCKSFLGEHKPPKLPENFAFDVVHECAWGSRGSFIPARYNSSRAKCIKCGYCSMYFSPNKFIFHSHRTPEAKYTQPDAANFNSWRRHLKLSDKTATDELSHAWEDVKAMFNGGTRKRTFSLHGGGGGGSGPGGPGKGVAGGGGGGPGCGGDLPPGPPPHKSLRCAADDDPTGPPGPPPPPHPQRGLGLSGGAGGGPGGGSGTGVRSYPVIPVPSKGFGLLQKLPPPLFPHPYGFPTAFGLCPKKDDPVLGGGDPKGAGGAGAGGGAGGAGGGGGHLPPGAGAGPGGGTMFWGHQPAGAAKDAAAVAAAAAAATVYPTFPMFWPAAGSLPVPPYPAQSQAKAVAAAVAAAAAAAAAAAGNGGAGGPGGAGGTGGPGGGPVPPGGAEPLEVVGEPVKEGGLGGEERCPSALSRGPGDEDGVEEPLPPSLGPLPLAPPQAPPPHQARKGSYVSAFRPVVKDAESIAKLYGTTREAYGAGAGAARGPGGSGAGGYLSPDFLSEGSSSYRSASPDVDTGDEPEVDVESNRFPDDEEAEPEEEADPGQSVGGGGPDGDLTTPLPTGVSSSSSATSSSGDCPADSSDGGSPHHRRRHVPQPSGRPGFGAAEETGRRSDGSPENGSYEMRETCGALGGSVPGPGPGPGKVYAQERDEHLQTLKSSSALGTAASYLCNPEANEPDKEDNHSTAEDLEARKSYQDQRSVSQPSPVTTDRGEEGLTLDVTGTPIGEKDIENLARGELQKLLLEQMELRKKLEREFQSLKDNFQDQMKRELAYREEMVQQLQIVRDTLCNELDQERKARYAIQQKLKEAHDALHHFSCKMLTPRHCTGNCSFKPPLLP; encoded by the exons ATGGAGGCTCTCGCCAGTCAGATGGGGAATGGGCGCGAAGGAAGCTCCTCCCCAAACTCCAAGCAGGAGCTGCAGCCTTACTCCGGCTCCAATACCCTCAAGCCCAACCAGGTCGGCGAGACGTCCTTATACGGGGTCCCCATCGTCTCCCTGGTCATCGACGGCCAGGAGCGCCTGTGCTTGGCGCAAATCTCGAACACGCTGCTGAAGAACTACAGCTACAATGAGATCCACAACCGGCGGGTGGCCCTGGGCATCACGTGTGTGCAGTGCACCCCGGTTCAGCTGGAGATCCTGCGCCGGGCCGGGGCTATGCCCATCTCGTCGCGCCGCTGTGGCATGATCACAAAGCGCGAGGCAGAGCGGCTCTGCAAGTCCTTTCTTGGAGAGCATAAGCCGCCCAAGCTGCCCGAAAACTTTGCCTTCGACGTGGTGCACGAGTGCGCCTGGGGCTCCCGAGGCAGCTTCATTCCTGCGCGCTACAACAGTTCTCGCGCCAAGTGCATCAAGTGCGGCTACTGCAGCATGTACTTCTCCCCCAACAAGTTCATCTTCCACTCTCACCGCACCCCGGAGGCCAAGTACACTCAGCCCGATGCGGCCAACTTCAACTCGTGGCGCCGCCACCTCAAGCTCAGCGACAAGACGGCCACGGACGAGCTGAGTCACGCGTGGGAGGACGTCAAGGCTATGTTCAACGGTGGAACCCGTAAGCGAACATTCTCCCTgcacggcggcggcggcggcggcagcggcccCGGGGGCCCCGGAAAAGGAGTGGCCGGTGGTGGAGGGGGCGGCCCAGGCTGCGGAGGAGACCTTCCCCCTGGACCGCCGCCCCACAAAAGCCTTCGCTGCGCTGCCGATGACGACCCTACGGGGCCCCCTGGGCCACCGCCGCCCCCTCACCCGCAACGGGGCTTGGGCCTGTCTGGAGGAGCCGGTGGCGGCCCTGGCGGCGGCAGTGGGACCGGAGTTCGCAGCTACCCGGTGATCCCTGTACCCAGCAAGGGCTTTGGCCTTCTCCAGAAGCTGCCACCACCTCTCTTCCCGCACCCTTACGGCTTCCCCACAGCTTTCGGCTTGTGCCCCAAGAAGGATGACCCAGTACTGGGCGGGGGTGATCCCAAGGGCGCTGGCGGGGCAGGTGCGGGTGGAGGCGCGGGAGGGGCCGGAGGCGGCGGAGGACATTTACCCCCAGGGGCCGGGGCTGGACCAGGCGGAGGTACTATGTTCTGGGGTCACCAGCCGGCTGGGGCAGCCAAGGATGCGGCTGCAGTGGCTGCAGCCGCCGCGGCTGCCACGGTCTATCCGACCTTTCCTATGTTCTGGCCAGCGGCGGGCAGCCTACCTGTGCCACCCTACCCAGCTCAGAGCCAGGCCAAGGCCGTGGCAGCGGCGGTTGCCGCAGCAGCGGCCGCCGCAGCCGCTGCGGCTGGAAACGGTGGAGCCGGAGGTCCAGGAGGTGCGGGCGGAACAGGAGGCCCAGGCGGAGGCCCAGTCCCCCCTGGAGGAGCCGAGCCCCTGGAGGTGGTGGGAGAACCGGTCAAGGAAGGTGGCCTCGGAGGTGAAGAGCGGTGCCCCAGCGCGCTGTCCCGCGGACCTGGGGACGAGGACGGAGTAGAAGAACCACTGCCCCCGTCACTGGGTCCCCTTCCCCTGGCGCCACCCCAGGCCCCTCCGCCCCACCAGGCCCGCAAGGGTAGCTATGTGTCTGCCTTTCGACCCGTGGTAAAGGACGCCGAGAGTATAGCCAAGCTGTACGGCACTACCCGAGAGGCCtatggggctggggctggggctgcccGCGGCCCAGGGGGTAGCGGCGCTGGAGGCTACTTGAGTCCGGACTTCCTGAGCGAGGGAAGCTCTAGCTACCGCTCAGCCTCGCCCGACGTCGACACGGGAGATGAGCCTGAGGTGGACGTGGAGTCCAATCGCTTCCCCGACGACGAGGAAGCGGAACCTGAGGAGGAGGCCGATCCGGGCCAGTCAGTCGGAGGCGGCGGCCCTGACGGGGACTTGACTACCCCACTTCCCACCGgagtctcttcctcctcctctgccaCCTCCTCCTCAGGAGACTGCCCAGCAGATTCATCCGATGGTGGCAGTCCCCACCATCGCCGGCGTCACGTGCCGCAGCCGAGTGGCCGGCCGGGTTTCGGAGCGGCTGAGGAAACAGGGAGACGCTCGGATGGGAGTCCAGAAAACGGAAGTTACGAGATGCGGGAAACCTGCGGGGCTCTGGGAGGCTCGGTTCCAGGCCCTGGCCCTGGCCCGGGCAAG GTGTATGCGCAGGAAAGAGACGAGCACTTGCAGACCCTGAAGAGCTCTTCGGCGCTGGGAACGGCGGCCTCTTACCTTTGCAACCCAGAGGCAAATG AGCCAGATAAAGAAGACAATCACTCCACGGCAGAGGATTTGGAGGCTAGGAAATCCTATCAAGACCAAAGGAGTGTCTCTCAGCCCAGTCCTGTAACCACAGACCGAG GAGAAGAAGGACTGACCTTGGATGTCACTGGAACTCCGATAGGTGAGAAAGACATCGAGAACCTCGCTAGAG GTGAACTGCAAAAACTGCTTCTGGAGCAAATGGAGCTCAGGAAGAAATTGGAACGGGAATTCCAGAGCCTCAAAG ataattttcaggatCAGATGAAGAGGGAATTGGCCTATAGAGAAGAAATGGTACAACAGCTGCAAATTGTCAGAG ACACTTTGTGTAACGAATTAGACCAGGAAAGAAAGGCTCGTTATGCCATCCAGCAGAAATTAAAAG AAGCCCATGATGCCCTGCACCACTTCTCCTGTAAGATGCTGACGCCGCGTCACTGCACGGGGAACTGCTCATTCAAGCCTCCGCTCCTGCCCTAG
- the SKOR1 gene encoding SKI family transcriptional corepressor 1 isoform X1, which produces MEALASQMGNGREGSSSPNSKQELQPYSGSNTLKPNQVGETSLYGVPIVSLVIDGQERLCLAQISNTLLKNYSYNEIHNRRVALGITCVQCTPVQLEILRRAGAMPISSRRCGMITKREAERLCKSFLGEHKPPKLPENFAFDVVHECAWGSRGSFIPARYNSSRAKCIKCGYCSMYFSPNKFIFHSHRTPEAKYTQPDAANFNSWRRHLKLSDKTATDELSHAWEDVKAMFNGGTRKRTFSLHGGGGGGSGPGGPGKGVAGGGGGGPGCGGDLPPGPPPHKSLRCAADDDPTGPPGPPPPPHPQRGLGLSGGAGGGPGGGSGTGVRSYPVIPVPSKGFGLLQKLPPPLFPHPYGFPTAFGLCPKKDDPVLGGGDPKGAGGAGAGGGAGGAGGGGGHLPPGAGAGPGGGTMFWGHQPAGAAKDAAAVAAAAAAATVYPTFPMFWPAAGSLPVPPYPAQSQAKAVAAAVAAAAAAAAAAAGNGGAGGPGGAGGTGGPGGGPVPPGGAEPLEVVGEPVKEGGLGGEERCPSALSRGPGDEDGVEEPLPPSLGPLPLAPPQAPPPHQARKGSYVSAFRPVVKDAESIAKLYGTTREAYGAGAGAARGPGGSGAGGYLSPDFLSEGSSSYRSASPDVDTGDEPEVDVESNRFPDDEEAEPEEEADPGQSVGGGGPDGDLTTPLPTGVSSSSSATSSSGDCPADSSDGGSPHHRRRHVPQPSGRPGFGAAEETGRRSDGSPENGSYEMRETCGALGGSVPGPGPGPGKVYAQERDEHLQTLKSSSALGTAASYLCNPEANEPDKEDNHSTAEDLEARKSYQDQRSVSQPSPVTTDRGEEGLTLDVTGTPIGELQKLLLEQMELRKKLEREFQSLKDNFQDQMKRELAYREEMVQQLQIVRDTLCNELDQERKARYAIQQKLKEAHDALHHFSCKMLTPRHCTGNCSFKPPLLP; this is translated from the exons ATGGAGGCTCTCGCCAGTCAGATGGGGAATGGGCGCGAAGGAAGCTCCTCCCCAAACTCCAAGCAGGAGCTGCAGCCTTACTCCGGCTCCAATACCCTCAAGCCCAACCAGGTCGGCGAGACGTCCTTATACGGGGTCCCCATCGTCTCCCTGGTCATCGACGGCCAGGAGCGCCTGTGCTTGGCGCAAATCTCGAACACGCTGCTGAAGAACTACAGCTACAATGAGATCCACAACCGGCGGGTGGCCCTGGGCATCACGTGTGTGCAGTGCACCCCGGTTCAGCTGGAGATCCTGCGCCGGGCCGGGGCTATGCCCATCTCGTCGCGCCGCTGTGGCATGATCACAAAGCGCGAGGCAGAGCGGCTCTGCAAGTCCTTTCTTGGAGAGCATAAGCCGCCCAAGCTGCCCGAAAACTTTGCCTTCGACGTGGTGCACGAGTGCGCCTGGGGCTCCCGAGGCAGCTTCATTCCTGCGCGCTACAACAGTTCTCGCGCCAAGTGCATCAAGTGCGGCTACTGCAGCATGTACTTCTCCCCCAACAAGTTCATCTTCCACTCTCACCGCACCCCGGAGGCCAAGTACACTCAGCCCGATGCGGCCAACTTCAACTCGTGGCGCCGCCACCTCAAGCTCAGCGACAAGACGGCCACGGACGAGCTGAGTCACGCGTGGGAGGACGTCAAGGCTATGTTCAACGGTGGAACCCGTAAGCGAACATTCTCCCTgcacggcggcggcggcggcggcagcggcccCGGGGGCCCCGGAAAAGGAGTGGCCGGTGGTGGAGGGGGCGGCCCAGGCTGCGGAGGAGACCTTCCCCCTGGACCGCCGCCCCACAAAAGCCTTCGCTGCGCTGCCGATGACGACCCTACGGGGCCCCCTGGGCCACCGCCGCCCCCTCACCCGCAACGGGGCTTGGGCCTGTCTGGAGGAGCCGGTGGCGGCCCTGGCGGCGGCAGTGGGACCGGAGTTCGCAGCTACCCGGTGATCCCTGTACCCAGCAAGGGCTTTGGCCTTCTCCAGAAGCTGCCACCACCTCTCTTCCCGCACCCTTACGGCTTCCCCACAGCTTTCGGCTTGTGCCCCAAGAAGGATGACCCAGTACTGGGCGGGGGTGATCCCAAGGGCGCTGGCGGGGCAGGTGCGGGTGGAGGCGCGGGAGGGGCCGGAGGCGGCGGAGGACATTTACCCCCAGGGGCCGGGGCTGGACCAGGCGGAGGTACTATGTTCTGGGGTCACCAGCCGGCTGGGGCAGCCAAGGATGCGGCTGCAGTGGCTGCAGCCGCCGCGGCTGCCACGGTCTATCCGACCTTTCCTATGTTCTGGCCAGCGGCGGGCAGCCTACCTGTGCCACCCTACCCAGCTCAGAGCCAGGCCAAGGCCGTGGCAGCGGCGGTTGCCGCAGCAGCGGCCGCCGCAGCCGCTGCGGCTGGAAACGGTGGAGCCGGAGGTCCAGGAGGTGCGGGCGGAACAGGAGGCCCAGGCGGAGGCCCAGTCCCCCCTGGAGGAGCCGAGCCCCTGGAGGTGGTGGGAGAACCGGTCAAGGAAGGTGGCCTCGGAGGTGAAGAGCGGTGCCCCAGCGCGCTGTCCCGCGGACCTGGGGACGAGGACGGAGTAGAAGAACCACTGCCCCCGTCACTGGGTCCCCTTCCCCTGGCGCCACCCCAGGCCCCTCCGCCCCACCAGGCCCGCAAGGGTAGCTATGTGTCTGCCTTTCGACCCGTGGTAAAGGACGCCGAGAGTATAGCCAAGCTGTACGGCACTACCCGAGAGGCCtatggggctggggctggggctgcccGCGGCCCAGGGGGTAGCGGCGCTGGAGGCTACTTGAGTCCGGACTTCCTGAGCGAGGGAAGCTCTAGCTACCGCTCAGCCTCGCCCGACGTCGACACGGGAGATGAGCCTGAGGTGGACGTGGAGTCCAATCGCTTCCCCGACGACGAGGAAGCGGAACCTGAGGAGGAGGCCGATCCGGGCCAGTCAGTCGGAGGCGGCGGCCCTGACGGGGACTTGACTACCCCACTTCCCACCGgagtctcttcctcctcctctgccaCCTCCTCCTCAGGAGACTGCCCAGCAGATTCATCCGATGGTGGCAGTCCCCACCATCGCCGGCGTCACGTGCCGCAGCCGAGTGGCCGGCCGGGTTTCGGAGCGGCTGAGGAAACAGGGAGACGCTCGGATGGGAGTCCAGAAAACGGAAGTTACGAGATGCGGGAAACCTGCGGGGCTCTGGGAGGCTCGGTTCCAGGCCCTGGCCCTGGCCCGGGCAAG GTGTATGCGCAGGAAAGAGACGAGCACTTGCAGACCCTGAAGAGCTCTTCGGCGCTGGGAACGGCGGCCTCTTACCTTTGCAACCCAGAGGCAAATG AGCCAGATAAAGAAGACAATCACTCCACGGCAGAGGATTTGGAGGCTAGGAAATCCTATCAAGACCAAAGGAGTGTCTCTCAGCCCAGTCCTGTAACCACAGACCGAG GAGAAGAAGGACTGACCTTGGATGTCACTGGAACTCCGATAG GTGAACTGCAAAAACTGCTTCTGGAGCAAATGGAGCTCAGGAAGAAATTGGAACGGGAATTCCAGAGCCTCAAAG ataattttcaggatCAGATGAAGAGGGAATTGGCCTATAGAGAAGAAATGGTACAACAGCTGCAAATTGTCAGAG ACACTTTGTGTAACGAATTAGACCAGGAAAGAAAGGCTCGTTATGCCATCCAGCAGAAATTAAAAG AAGCCCATGATGCCCTGCACCACTTCTCCTGTAAGATGCTGACGCCGCGTCACTGCACGGGGAACTGCTCATTCAAGCCTCCGCTCCTGCCCTAG